Genomic window (Bacteroidales bacterium):
TTGACAAGCCCGATTCCGGAAGCATTTTTTATGACAATAAGCCTGTCACTGAACTAAATGAAGAGGCACTGGCTGCATTTCGCAATAAAACAATCGGTTTTGTTTTCCAGTTTCACCATCTTCTTCCTGAATTTACAGCGCTGGAGAACGTTTGCATCCCGGCCTTCATCGGCAGGGTTCCCCGAAAGGAAGCCGAAGAGCGGGCTAAAAAGCTTCTCGGTATAATGAACCTCTCAGACCGGCTGACCCATAAGCCTTCTGCCCTTTCGGGCGGCGAGCAGCAGCGGGTTGCCGTTGCACGTGCACTTATCAACCACCCACGTATTGTATTGGCTGATGAACCTTCCGGAAATCTCGATTCGGCTGCTGCTAAAGAGCTTCACCAGTTATTCTTCAGTCTCCGCGACCAGATCGGGCAGACTTTTATCATCGTTACCCATAACCTGGAACTTGCAAAAATGGCCGACCGGATGATCACCATGAAAGACGGAAAAATTGGCTGAGCCTGAACATTCCTGTTCACACTTTGTTGTTCATAATAAGTTATCCTGACGGGAAGTGAAGCCATATTAAGATATTAATTTTGATGAAGATTTAATGCTGAGTAAACATACCATGACCTCTCGATATAAGGCAGGATTCTTTTTTCTGGTCTTCGTTATTTTTTTTGCAATGGCCGGATACGCCCAGGAAAATGCAGATGAATACCGGAAGACCATTGAAATGGCCGACAGCTATTTTACGAAAGGGGATTATATCAATGCCAAGGCCTCTTACCAGATTGCTGTCAGACTTGCACCGGAAGACCAGTATCCCAAAGACCGTCTTCAGCAATCGCTTGATATGATCAAAGTCCAGATGTACCAGAATTCATTGTACCAGCAAAAGATTCAACTGGCAGATGATTTGTTGGGGAAAAATGACCTGGAAGCCGCATTAAAAACATACCAGGAAGCATTAGTAATACTCCCTGGTGACAGTTACGCTGGCGGAAAGGTGCAGGAGATCAGTAAAAATATGACTGATGCCAAACTGCAGGAAGAAAATTTTCAAAATAGCATTATCAAAGGGGATCAATTTCTTAAGGAAGGAAAACTTGAAAATGCATTGACAGAATATCGTAATGCTTCTTCCCTGAAGCCTGCGGAAATATACCCGAAAGAAAAAGCCGGCCAAATTGAAAAATTATTGGCAGATAAGAAATCCATAACAGGCGATTACGATAGCTTCCTCCAGGCAGCTGACTTTGCGGTTTCACGCAATAAATACGGTGAAGCCATCAGTAATTTAGAGCAAGCCATTAAGCTGAAGCCGGATGAAACCATTCCAAAGCAGAAACTGGCAGAAGCACTAAATCTGAAAACTGCCTGGGATTCCTACGCTGCAATTATTAATGATGCGGATGATCTTTACATCTCAAAA
Coding sequences:
- a CDS encoding ABC transporter ATP-binding protein gives rise to the protein MLVAQGIHKSFGDLKVLKGIDLSVREKEIVSIVGSSGAGKSTLLHILGTLDKPDSGSIFYDNKPVTELNEEALAAFRNKTIGFVFQFHHLLPEFTALENVCIPAFIGRVPRKEAEERAKKLLGIMNLSDRLTHKPSALSGGEQQRVAVARALINHPRIVLADEPSGNLDSAAAKELHQLFFSLRDQIGQTFIIVTHNLELAKMADRMITMKDGKIG